In Perca fluviatilis chromosome 14, GENO_Pfluv_1.0, whole genome shotgun sequence, a genomic segment contains:
- the LOC120573700 gene encoding ubiquitin carboxyl-terminal hydrolase 17-like protein A isoform X1 has product MNHDLVEMFREKLDSFTISDYHGLNSPGLTCYLNSVVQVLFMTQDFREAVKRCSKDSTTIDPQLGRLFADLQRSMAETHDVINKLGITNVYEQRDAAEYFERILCQTSPEAAKIFKGELNHKTECLKCKERNDSRSSFWFLPLVVEDLHCQTYSVEEGLKAFFKGEKVCGDNKMFCNQCNKKRDADFGCEITHNPEILTLLLKRFNFDYKRRCYVKLHCNVDVPQTLHIRNCKYDLYAIINHFGNLTGGHYTAHIKSFETHVWYDFNDDIVKRVKQPLRSYAYLLMYRKVSKDPDKTDQGNQEALCLHSDVEAEIRHDEAERGDALVPHHQMKDESCNGGGNIKHLNDNILKKICTDTVWKKPINLSGELEKQPSQRATCARTHKENVLYTDTGADGDSLQRKRSDFAKLKEDGGPKSHEPIRQQLDTNSEEHMWNPNTRRTPTTHQLGRMLEQKHSSPNKRLKGNETIQETQNNFVAETGTSLTDSTRNGIKPNSFHVSSNGYSSSLVPYLTGHLQGQFKIKEPTEYNYLPNLCRKPNSSKRDEERMHHAVTADRSCKPETKLTVKKAKGGVQDDRPVKDQYRYGGLSGSHTITAGDEVRARLQALRSEFQAHEAELDLTARTDYVLTARFVMLHSLTTGGTGPDGGTCVDPLHLREGGGLAVLEELEVVVDAAVIVAAVRAWSCTFPHHQTLPAELVEITGTLTVLKSQYSVAARRAMFSSKYCISSAVSTASLRTSWRGGSAADLHRQDAGWKLRAADWIWNPAHVCHPHGGEGSWRVDRLTETTISSCCCLHILKL; this is encoded by the exons TGATCTGCAGAGAAGTATGGCCGAAACGCATGACGTCATAAACAAACTGGGGATCACAAATG TATATGAGCAACGTGATGCTGCTGAATATTTTGAGAGGATCCTCTGTCAGACCAGTCCGGAGGCAGCCAAG ATATTCAAGGGAGAGCTGAATCACAAGACCGAATGCCTCAAGTGCAAAGAGAGGAACGATTCCAGGAGCTCTTTTTGGTTTCTGCCACTTGTGGTGGAAGATTTGCACTGTCAAACTTACAGCGTG GAGGAAGGATTAAAAGCATTCTTCAAGGGAGAAAAAGTCTGCGGTGACAACAAGATGTTCTGCAACCAGTGCAATAAAAAGCGAGATGCAGACTTT GGATGTGAGATAACACACAATCCAGAGATTCTGACCCTCCTGCTGAAGAGATTTAACTTTGACTACAAGCGCAGGTGTTACGTCAAGCTTCACTGCAACGTGGACGTCCCCCAAACTTTACACATAAGG AATTGCAAATACGACCTCTACGCTATAATTAACCACTTTGGTAATCTAACTGGAGGCCATTATACTGCACATATCAAATCTTTTGAAACTCACGTGTGGTATGACTTCAATGACGACATTGTTAAGAGG GTCAAACAACCTTTAAGGTCTTATGCTTACCTCCTCATGTACAGGAAGG TGAGCAAAGATCCTGATAAAACTGATCAAGGCAACCAGGAGGCTCTCTGCCTACATTCAGATGTTGAGGCTGAAATAAGACATGAtgaggcagagagaggagatgCTCTCGTTCCTCATCATCAAATGAAAGATGAAAGCTGCAATGGAGGCGGAAATATTAAGCACTTGAATGACAATATATTAAAGAAAATCTGCACTGATACGGTTTGGAAGAAACCTATCAACCTTTCTGGGGAACTGGAAAAACAGCCTAGCCAGAGAGCAACATGTGCGAGGACACATAAAGAAAATGTTCTTTATACAGACACTGGAGCAGATGGAGACagtttgcaaagaaaaaggTCAGACTTTGCAAAGCTAAAAGAAGATGGAGGACCAAAAagccatgagccaatcagacaGCAGCTTGATACAAACTCAGAGGAGCACATGTGGAATCCGAACACCAGACGGACCCCCACAACACACCAGTTAGGCCGTATGTTAGAGCAAAAGCATTCATCCCCAAATAAAAGACTGAAAGGAAATGAGACTATCCAGGAAACACAGAACAATTTTGTTGCAGAAACTGGAACAAGTTTGACTGATAGTACAAGAAATGGCATCAAACCTAATTCATTTCATGTTTCCTCCAATGGctactcttcttctttagttccATACTTGACAGGACACTTGCAAGGCCAGTTTAAAATTAAAGAACCAACAGAGTATAACTATCTACCAAACCTATGCAGGAAACCAAACAGTTCAAAGAGAGACGAGGAGAGAATGCACCATGCTGTAACTGCAGACAGAAGCTGCAAACCGGAGACCAAACTAACTGTGAAAAAG GCCAAGGGGGGAGTTCAAGATGATCGACCTGTAAAAGATCAATACAG GTATGGAGGTTTGTCTGGGAGCCACACCATCACTGCAGGCGATGAAGTAAGAGCTCGTCTTCAGGCACTCAGGAGTGAGTTTCAGGCACACGAAGCAGAACTCGACCTGACAGCGAGGACAGATTATGTTCTTACAGCCCGTTTTGTCATGCTCCACTCTCTGACCACAGGTGGGACAGGCCCGGATGGAGGGACATGCGTCGACCCCCTCCACCTGAGGGAGGGCGGTGGTCTTGCAGTTCTTGAGGAGCTCGAGGTCGTGGTTGATGCAGCCGTCATTGTCGCAGCGGTCAGAGCGTGGAGCTGCACCTTTCCACACCATCAAACATTGCCAGCAGAACTG GTGGAGATAACAGGGACACTCACTGTTTTGAAGTCACAGTATTCTGTGGCAGCTAGGCGGGCGATGTTCTCTTCAAAGTACTGCATCTCTTCAGCTGTCAGCACTGCCAGCCTGCGCACCTCTTG gagaggaGGCTCTGCGGCTGATCTTCACAGACAAGATGCTGGATGGAAACTCCGAGCTGCTGACTGGATTTGGAATCCAGCACATGTCTGTCATCCACATGGTGGTGAAGGTTCCTGGAGGGTTGACCGCTTGACAGAGACGACCATTTCCTCCTGCTGCTGTTTacacattttaaagctttag
- the LOC120573700 gene encoding ubiquitin carboxyl-terminal hydrolase 17-like protein A isoform X2: MNHDLVEMFREKLDSFTISDYHGLNSPGLTCYLNSVVQVLFMTQDFREAVKRCSKDSTTIDPQLGRLFADLQRSMAETHDVINKLGITNVYEQRDAAEYFERILCQTSPEAAKIFKGELNHKTECLKCKERNDSRSSFWFLPLVVEDLHCQTYSVEEGLKAFFKGEKVCGDNKMFCNQCNKKRDADFGCEITHNPEILTLLLKRFNFDYKRRCYVKLHCNVDVPQTLHIRNCKYDLYAIINHFGNLTGGHYTAHIKSFETHVWYDFNDDIVKRVKQPLRSYAYLLMYRKVSKDPDKTDQGNQEALCLHSDVEAEIRHDEAERGDALVPHHQMKDESCNGGGNIKHLNDNILKKICTDTVWKKPINLSGELEKQPSQRATCARTHKENVLYTDTGADGDSLQRKRSDFAKLKEDGGPKSHEPIRQQLDTNSEEHMWNPNTRRTPTTHQLGRMLEQKHSSPNKRLKGNETIQETQNNFVAETGTSLTDSTRNGIKPNSFHVSSNGYSSSLVPYLTGHLQGQFKIKEPTEYNYLPNLCRKPNSSKRDEERMHHAVTADRSCKPETKLTVKKAKGGVQDDRPVKDQYRYGGLSGSHTITAGDEVRARLQALRSGTGPDGGTCVDPLHLREGGGLAVLEELEVVVDAAVIVAAVRAWSCTFPHHQTLPAELVEITGTLTVLKSQYSVAARRAMFSSKYCISSAVSTASLRTSWRGGSAADLHRQDAGWKLRAADWIWNPAHVCHPHGGEGSWRVDRLTETTISSCCCLHILKL, from the exons TGATCTGCAGAGAAGTATGGCCGAAACGCATGACGTCATAAACAAACTGGGGATCACAAATG TATATGAGCAACGTGATGCTGCTGAATATTTTGAGAGGATCCTCTGTCAGACCAGTCCGGAGGCAGCCAAG ATATTCAAGGGAGAGCTGAATCACAAGACCGAATGCCTCAAGTGCAAAGAGAGGAACGATTCCAGGAGCTCTTTTTGGTTTCTGCCACTTGTGGTGGAAGATTTGCACTGTCAAACTTACAGCGTG GAGGAAGGATTAAAAGCATTCTTCAAGGGAGAAAAAGTCTGCGGTGACAACAAGATGTTCTGCAACCAGTGCAATAAAAAGCGAGATGCAGACTTT GGATGTGAGATAACACACAATCCAGAGATTCTGACCCTCCTGCTGAAGAGATTTAACTTTGACTACAAGCGCAGGTGTTACGTCAAGCTTCACTGCAACGTGGACGTCCCCCAAACTTTACACATAAGG AATTGCAAATACGACCTCTACGCTATAATTAACCACTTTGGTAATCTAACTGGAGGCCATTATACTGCACATATCAAATCTTTTGAAACTCACGTGTGGTATGACTTCAATGACGACATTGTTAAGAGG GTCAAACAACCTTTAAGGTCTTATGCTTACCTCCTCATGTACAGGAAGG TGAGCAAAGATCCTGATAAAACTGATCAAGGCAACCAGGAGGCTCTCTGCCTACATTCAGATGTTGAGGCTGAAATAAGACATGAtgaggcagagagaggagatgCTCTCGTTCCTCATCATCAAATGAAAGATGAAAGCTGCAATGGAGGCGGAAATATTAAGCACTTGAATGACAATATATTAAAGAAAATCTGCACTGATACGGTTTGGAAGAAACCTATCAACCTTTCTGGGGAACTGGAAAAACAGCCTAGCCAGAGAGCAACATGTGCGAGGACACATAAAGAAAATGTTCTTTATACAGACACTGGAGCAGATGGAGACagtttgcaaagaaaaaggTCAGACTTTGCAAAGCTAAAAGAAGATGGAGGACCAAAAagccatgagccaatcagacaGCAGCTTGATACAAACTCAGAGGAGCACATGTGGAATCCGAACACCAGACGGACCCCCACAACACACCAGTTAGGCCGTATGTTAGAGCAAAAGCATTCATCCCCAAATAAAAGACTGAAAGGAAATGAGACTATCCAGGAAACACAGAACAATTTTGTTGCAGAAACTGGAACAAGTTTGACTGATAGTACAAGAAATGGCATCAAACCTAATTCATTTCATGTTTCCTCCAATGGctactcttcttctttagttccATACTTGACAGGACACTTGCAAGGCCAGTTTAAAATTAAAGAACCAACAGAGTATAACTATCTACCAAACCTATGCAGGAAACCAAACAGTTCAAAGAGAGACGAGGAGAGAATGCACCATGCTGTAACTGCAGACAGAAGCTGCAAACCGGAGACCAAACTAACTGTGAAAAAG GCCAAGGGGGGAGTTCAAGATGATCGACCTGTAAAAGATCAATACAG GTATGGAGGTTTGTCTGGGAGCCACACCATCACTGCAGGCGATGAAGTAAGAGCTCGTCTTCAGGCACTCAGGA GTGGGACAGGCCCGGATGGAGGGACATGCGTCGACCCCCTCCACCTGAGGGAGGGCGGTGGTCTTGCAGTTCTTGAGGAGCTCGAGGTCGTGGTTGATGCAGCCGTCATTGTCGCAGCGGTCAGAGCGTGGAGCTGCACCTTTCCACACCATCAAACATTGCCAGCAGAACTG GTGGAGATAACAGGGACACTCACTGTTTTGAAGTCACAGTATTCTGTGGCAGCTAGGCGGGCGATGTTCTCTTCAAAGTACTGCATCTCTTCAGCTGTCAGCACTGCCAGCCTGCGCACCTCTTG gagaggaGGCTCTGCGGCTGATCTTCACAGACAAGATGCTGGATGGAAACTCCGAGCTGCTGACTGGATTTGGAATCCAGCACATGTCTGTCATCCACATGGTGGTGAAGGTTCCTGGAGGGTTGACCGCTTGACAGAGACGACCATTTCCTCCTGCTGCTGTTTacacattttaaagctttag